In Anomaloglossus baeobatrachus isolate aAnoBae1 chromosome 10, aAnoBae1.hap1, whole genome shotgun sequence, the genomic window gtacagtacacatcgggttaattaacccgatgtgtgctgcagctacatgtcacagtgcagggagccgcgcgcactgcttagcgctggctccttgctctccttgctacagtatacatcgggttaattacccgatgcatactgcagccacatgtcacagtgcaggagccggcactggcagccagggcggaggctggtaaccagcgtaaacatcgggtaaccagggaaaggtcttcccttggttacccgatgtttacgctggttacagcttaccgcagctgccagtgccggctcctgctcgcttcatttcgtctctctctcgctgtcacacacagcgatgtgtgtgtcacagcgggagagtgacgaccaaaaaatgaagctggacattcagcaacgaccggcgacctcacagcaggggccaggtcgttgctggatgtcacacacagcgacagcgacgggacgtcgctgcaacgtcacagaaaatggtgacgtagcagcgacgtcgttgtcgtcgtcgttatgtgtgacaccagctttactgatcctgaaaggtctccataAGCCCTAtaaggataaggtagagcaataaaacttactgatcctgaaaggtctccttaaacaCGATAAGGATAGGGTAGAGCAATAACACTtattgatcctgaaaggtctccttaagccctatataaataaggaaGAACAATAAAACTtagtgatcctgaaaggtctccttaaccgCTAtaaggataaggtagagcaataaaacttatccTGAAAAGGCTCCTTAAGCCCTATATTGATAAGGaagaacaataaaacttactgatcctgaaaggtccccTTAAGCcctataaagctgggttcacactaaacgacagcgacaacgacgtcgctgttacgtcaccattttcggtgacgtaacagcgaccttgtaagtcgctgttatgatcgctgcttagctgtcaaacacagcagaagcagcagcgatcataacgtcgctgtgttacatgttcagagagcagggagccgcgcttagcgctggctccttgctctcctaggtacagtacacatcgggttaattaacccgatgtgtgctgcagctacatgtcacagtgcagagagcagggagccgcgcgcactgcttagcgctggctccttgctctctttgctacagtatacatcgggttaattacccgatgcatactgcagccacatgtcacagtgcaggagccggcgctggcagcaagagcggaggctggtaaccagcgtaaacatcgggtaaccagggaaaggacttttcttggttacccgatgtttacgctggttacagcttaccgcagctgccagtgccggctcctgctcgcttcatttcgtcgctctctcgctgtcacacacagcgatgtgtgtgtcacagcgggagagtgacgacgaaaaaatgaagctggacattcagcaacgaccggcgacctcacagcaggggccaggtcgttgctggatgtcacacacagcgacagcgacgggacgtcgctgcaacgtcacagaaaatggtgacgtagcagcgacgtcgttgtcgttgtcgctgtgtgtgacaccagcttaagaataaGGTAGACCAATAAAACTTAGTGATCCTGGAAGGTCTTTTTAAGCCCTAtaaggataaggtagagcaataaaacttactgatcctgaaaggtctctttAAAGCCTATTTAAAGAtagcattagtattgtactagaaaatcacttgACATATTCCCTTTACTCTAAATCAGACAGACTAATCAAAGACTGATTTCTCGGGGCTTTCTGTCTGACAACTCCTTTGTAAAATACTCTGTGTGTTGACCAGTAGAAACCAGTCTGTTTTCGATTAGTCTGtctgacttaagctggtgtcacacataacgacgacgacaacgacgtcgctgctacgtcaccattttctgtgacgttgcagcgacgtcccgtcgctgtcgctgtgtgtgacatccagcaacgacctggcccctgctgtgaggtcgccactcgttgctgaatgtccagcttcattttttggtcgtcactctcccgctgtgacacacacatcgctgtgtgtgacagcgagagagcgacgaaatgaagcgagcaggagccggcactggcagctgcggtaagctgtaaccagcgtaaacatcgggtaaccaagggaagacctttccctggttacccgatgtttacgctggttaccagcctccgcccttgctgccagcgccggctcctgcactgtgacatgtggctgcagtatgcatcgggtaattaacccgatgtatactgtagcaaggagagcaaggagccagcgctaagcagtgcgcgcggctccttgctctctgcactgtgacatgtagctgcagcacacatcgggttaattaacccgttgtgtactgtacctaggagagcaaggagccagcgctaagcgcggctccctgctctctgcacatgtagcacagcgacgttatgatcgctgcttctgctgtgtttgacagctaagcagcgatcataacagcgacttacaaggtcgctgttacgtcaccgaaaatggtgacgtaacagcgacgtcgttgtcgctgtcgcttagtgtgacaccagctttagattaagtgaatctgtcaggtgattttctagtacaatactagtgTTCACTTTTTAAATAgggctttcaggatcagtaagttttattgttctaccttatcctgttatcgtgTTGTAAACTCTGTAGTAATGGTTACCAGGGCGTCAATATATCATTTTGTCCGCTCAGCTGTTTTATGTTTTGATCCGGACACAAACTTGTGCATTTCCAAATCATAAACGCTCAATGCAACAGTTTCTCTATCCAGCTCCTGGATCAATCCGGCACAACCTCTGGTCCTCCTGGATCACTAGTATCGATACCATAGAAATCTATGGGAACAATACTAATGTCATTATGGATGAGAAAAGCAACAAAAATGAAAATGAAGCTGTAGAAGACTGGATGTCGGAGATGATCTTCTGGTAGACGGTCCGGAAAAATATACTTTACCTCCGAGATATTTACGGAGATCCTCTCGCACGATATATAGGGATACAAATACGATCCACGCGACAAGATGTTGGACTTTTACTGTGCAGTAGATTCACTTACATCCACGTTTTAGGTAGATCTCATAATACACGTTATATAGGAAAACATAAGCAAATCCATGACCCGAGTCTACCGCTATACCGGTGCGGCAAGGACGTCTCTCAGCCCTCCGCTGGCAACGTTCGTCAACTTCTCGAGGAGCAGTCGCACATTCCTTGGCACAGGCACTGGCAAAAGCCGTAGACCAGACACACGGTCAAACTAGAGGGGACCAGGCTGACGCAAACAATCCCCAGCGTCACTTTCTGAATTACCAGCAGATAGATCCCGAGGGGTAGGGAGCCAAAGTAAAAAAAGCCGAGGAGCCAGACTAGTATCCGGGGGACGTGGTTGCACAGTTTGGAGAACAGGTCGTGGTCGATTTGGCCGTGAGAACTTATGGAGGCCGAGTCGAGACTGTGGTCCGCATAGTAGTCCGAGATTGTGTTTTGGCTCGGCGTCCTGGTCGGGTCCCTTTGTACTTCCATAATCGTGATCACAAGGCAATTGGAAGACCCGTGAGAAGGACTCGAAGACGCCAGGTTTTTGGGCGTCAAGACCACTTCGTTGCTGTCCGATTTGCACATGTTTTTCTCCGCCAGCTTCGACAAGATATTGGTGTCATCCGGGAGTCCTGCAACCTCCTCCTCCTGGAGCTCGGTCTCATTGCGGCAGAAGGGGCAGCTGATGCTCGGGGCGCCCCCTCCTATGTTCAGGATCTTTGAGAGGCATCTGGCACAAACCCGGTGAAGGCAGTCAAGGATCTTGGGCTTACGACTATGAGTGTTGAACCTCTGGTAGCAAATCTTACACTCCAGCTCGTCCGCCGATAGCGTCTCCTCCGCGCTCATCTTCTATGGTTGCAGAAAAGctagaaaatatataaaaaaaatcaattaGTGTTACTGCATTTCCAATAGTGGCAATGTATTGGTCAGTCTGTGAAAGtaaaggtcccctttaaatccttCTAACCTTTTTTTGTGGGTGGATCCCTCACATTTTTTGATGCCTCAGAAGATGTAGGAATTTATGGGGTCATAAACTGACATTAACTATGGCCTTAACATTATTGACGTCCGTGTGGCCATTCTGGAAAAGGTTGTATGTAGCCACCATTACATTGAGTGGAAGAGATCTTCTTCACCCATCTTGTCCACTGACCTTAACGAGGGCCTTCACTTTTAAAGGGGCTGCTTACACTAAAGCGGATAATGCTAAAGTGAGTGGcaatggacagcccctttaagtagATAAAGTGACCCCCAGCTGTAATCTGTTATAAGTGTTCAGTTTCCCCGCAGCTCCAAAAAGTTCTTGGGGTGTAGgatttcacttttggaacaaagacttgttcagggggtgtggatgctgggagtgtcatTACTTATAATGCAGTTATGTTTTCTACTATTTGCTATCTTGAGAGGAATGCCTAAATGTATGCATGGTACGCCCACACTAAAGAGGATAATGCAAAAGTGAGTGGcaatggacagcccctttaagcagATAAATCTGTCCACAGACCTTACAGAGGGTCTTCACTTTTAAAAGATCTGCTTACATTAGAAGGGACAATGTGAAAGTGAgtggcagtggacaacccctttaagcagatAACAAAGTGACACCCAGCTGT contains:
- the LOC142254803 gene encoding E3 ubiquitin-protein ligase RNF182-like, whose amino-acid sequence is MSAEETLSADELECKICYQRFNTHSRKPKILDCLHRVCARCLSKILNIGGGAPSISCPFCRNETELQEEEVAGLPDDTNILSKLAEKNMCKSDSNEVVLTPKNLASSSPSHGSSNCLVITIMEVQRDPTRTPSQNTISDYYADHSLDSASISSHGQIDHDLFSKLCNHVPRILVWLLGFFYFGSLPLGIYLLVIQKVTLGIVCVSLVPSSLTVCLVYGFCQCLCQGMCDCSSRS